CTTTTATTGTAAGGTGTCAGAGAAAGAAGGAGAACTTCATCTGACTCCAAGTGAAGTGGCAAAAGGGTATTACCTCAGATGGGAGCAGCCGGAAACAGTATATGAAACGAATATGCGGATGGCGAAAGATCCATGGATCATCCGGGATACGGCGTTTGTGAAAATGATACTGGATGGAAAAGTAAAGCTGCCGGAATAAAAGATTTCGTATCATAATAATAGAATGGCTGGTGTTCACATATCGCTACTGGTCACACAGTATGGGTGAACACTGGTCATTCTATTATTTTTTTGTGGAAGAACGAAGAAAAATATGTTATACTTAACGATATGTATTGCAGAAAATTTGAATTGGTATGCAATAGATACAGGCACAGACAGATAACGGAGGATGGCGCATATGAATGAAAATTATGTAACACTGACCATTGGAAAACAGAAAAATATAGCACTGATCGCGCATGACAATAAAAAGGCAGAGCTGATCGCATGGTGCGAAACAAATAAAGAAATCTTGAAAAATCATTTCCTTTGTGGAACAGGAACCACGGCACGCATGATCACGGATCAGACAGGACTCCCGGTTCGTGGATATAACAGCGGTCCTCTTGGTGGAGATCAGCAGATCGGAGCAAAGATCGTTGAGGGAAAAGTTGACTTTGTCATTTTCTTCTCTGATCCATTGACTGCACAGCCACATGATCCTGATGTAAAGGCATTGCTTCGTATTGCACAGGTATATGATATCCCAATCGCAAACAATAAAGCATCTGCAGATTTTATGATCAAATCAGAGTACATGAATGAAGAGTACGAGCATGAGGTGATCAACTTCAAAGAAAACATCAAAAAACGTTCGGAGACATTATAAGGGGGAACATTTTTCATGAGCAACGTAGCAATCGTATCAGACAGCAATAGTGGAATCACACAGAGTATGGCAAAAGAACTTGGAATTACCGTGATGCCGATGCCTTTTTTTGTGGGAGATAAGACACTGTATGAAGATATTGATCTGTCACAGGAAGAGTTTTACCAGATGCTATCTGAGAAGACAGACATCCATACATCCATGCCACTTGTAGGAAATGTCACAGACACCTGGGATGAACTGTTAAAAGAGTATGATGAGATCGTGCATATTCCAATGTCATCCGGACTCAGCGGTTCCTGTGAGACTGCCATTATGCTTTCACAGGATTACGATGGAAAGGTACAGGTGGTTAACAATCAGAGAATTTCTGTTACACAGCGGCAGTCCGTTTTAGACGCGATCGCACTTTCGAAACAGGGAAGATCTGCATCTGAAATTAAAGAGATCTTAGAGCGGGATAAATTTGAATCGTCTATTTATATTATGGTGGACACACTTTATTATCTGAAAAAGGGCGGCAGGATCACACCGGCGGCTGCAGCACTCGGAACATTGTTAAAGTTAAAACCGGTACTTCAGATCCAGGGGGAAAAATTAGACGCATTTGCCAAGGCAAGAACTGTAAAACAGGCAAAGAGCATGATGATCGAGGCAATGAAGAACGATTTTGCCAACCGCTTCAAAGATCCAGCCGGAGAGCATATGTATCTTGAGATGGCATACACGCATGACTTGGAAGCGGCAGAGAACTTTAAGAAAGAAGTGCAGGAAGCATTTCCAGGCATGGAGATCCGTATGGATCCGCTTTCACTTAGTATTTCCTGCCATATCGGACCGGGAGCATTAGCAGTGGCATGTTCAAGAAAGATTCCGGAACTGGAAGAGTAATCAGAAAATAAAAGAAAGTAAAAAATATATAAGAAAATCGGTTGGAGACTGAATTTCATAAGAAATTTAGTTTTCAACCGATTTTTATTTAATACATTCCTATTCTTCACATTGCCTGAAAATAAGAAAAATCTAAGTGCCTGATTTAGATTATATTGTTTAGGATCATGATAAAGTATGACCGTGCAGTTTGATTTTTTTATGTTTCCATATGATATAAGTGATCATCAGAGGAATACCGGCGCCCACCCAGGCAGCAGGATCAGCAAGGCAGATCCCCTGATAACCGAGCGGTTTCTGCAGGAGTGCGATCGCAACAAAGCGGCATACCAGCTCGATCACGCCACTCAACATTGGAACAAGTCCTTCGCCTAATCCCTGTAAGGCATTGCGGTATAAAAAGATCATGGCAAGCGGGAGGAAAAACCAGCTCACTGTTTTTAAATACATCATGGCGTAGGAGAAAATCTCATCGGAAGGATTGCTTACAAACCAGCTTACGATAAATTCTCCACCGAAAATACAGATGGCAGCACCGATGGCTGCTGCAGCGATACAGATGAAAAATCCTTTGCGCATACCGTCGAAAATACGGTTGTATTTTCCTGCACCGAGATTCTGACCACAGTAGGTTGCCATGGCGGTACCGAGCGTCGGCATGGTCTGAGTTGCGATATTGTTGACCTTAGAGGCAGCTGTAAAGGAAGCAACCACACTGGAACCAAACACGTTGACAGCACTCTGCAGGATCATGGTTCCAATGGCGGTGATGGAGTAATTTAATGCCATTGGGATACCGATCGAGAGCATGTTAATGACACCCGGGCGATCCAGATAATAATCCGCTTTTGTTGTGCGAAGGATCTCAAACTGCCGGAACATATGGATAAAACATAAGATCGCAGAAATTCCCTGTGCAATAATGGTGGCATAAGCAGCACCGGCGGTTCCTGTTTTTAACACAACAATAAATAAAAGATCCAGTACAACATTTAATATAGAAGAAAAGATCAAAAAGTAAAGTGGTGTTTTGCTGTCCCCGATTCCTCTTAAAATACCGGCAGAAACATTATATAGCATCGTTAAGATAATACCTGCAAAAATAACTTTGATATAGGCATCTGCCATGGAAAGTATATTGTCCGGTGTGTGCATCCAGACTAAAAACAGACGGGATGCCGCAACAGTCGGAATTGTGAGGATTGCCGAAACGATCACGGTTAAGATCAGAGAGAGCGCAACATAGTGTTTTAACAAACGAAAATCTTTTGCACCGAAAGCGTGTGATATCATGACGCCAAATCCCTGTGCGATACCGGTTGCAAATCCGAGCACCAGAAACATGATGCATCCGGTAGAACCAACGGCGGCAAGTGCTTCTTCACCGAGATATCTTCCCACGATGATCGTGTCTACCATATTATAAAATTGCTGGAACAGATTTCCTAATAAAACCGGAATGGAAAAAAACAGTATGATTTTTAATGAACTGCCGGTGGTCATATCTTTTGTCATGCTACTGGAAACTCCTTTCAAACTTTGGTATGATAATAAACATGTAAGGCTTAGTATACGTCAGGAAAATCAGAAATACAAGCGGAAAATATGACTTTTTTCCTAATTTTAAAAATGGACAGCTCCTTCACAACAAGTTGCCCGGAAATGAGGATTAAAATGGATATTAATTTGGAATACTATAAGATATTTTATTATACAGCAAAGCAGAAAAGCATTACTCTGGCGGCAGAAAAACTTTCTATCTCACAGCCTGCGGTCAGTCAGGCAATCAAACATTTAGAAAAAGATCTTGGCTGTGCATTATTTGTAAGGACGGCAAAGGGAGTTCGCCTGACAAAGGAAGGGGAGATGCTTTTTTCTTATGTGGAGCGTGGCTACGAGGCAATTCTTTCCGGGGAGAGGAGGCTTCTTGAGATGCTCAATCTTGAAAAAGGAGAGATCTGCATCGGTGCAAGTGATATGACGCTAAAATATTATCTGCTGCCTTATCTGGAGCGGTTTCATGAAAAATATCCTAATATCCGGGTAACCGTGACAAATGCGCCGACACCGGAAACCCTGCAGCATCTTGCAGATGGCAGAATTGATTTTGGAATCGTAAGTTCTCCGGTTGAACCGCAGGGCTGGCTTAAGATCATTCCGGTAAAAGAAATCAGGGACGTCTTTGTGGCAGGCAAAAAATATAAAGAACTTTGTGGAAAGAAAATGAAATATGAGGAACTTTCGGAATATCCGCTGGTGTGTTTAGAGGGAAGTACCTCAACGAGACATTATGTGGAGGCATTTTTAAGGGAAGAAGGTGTGACGGTGTCCCCGGAATTTGAACTTGCCACCAGTGATATGCTGATTCAGTTTGCGCTCCGTAATCTCGGGATCGCAAGTGTGATGGAAGAATTTGCAAAAGAGTATGAGGAGGATGGCAGACTTTTTAAGCTGCAGTTTGAAAAAGAGATTCCGGCACGAAAATTCTGTATCGTGTTAAATGAGAGGATCCCGATGTCTGCGGCTGCGGCAAAGCTTTTAAAAGGACTTTTATAAATTTACATAATGAATGATTATATCAGATATAAAGAATATTAATTTTACTTATAGAAAAACATCATGTATAATCAGTAAGTAAAAACAGGGAATGGGTGACAGTTTTTACGCTGCCACCTTTTTTTCCGGACAGGAATAGCATAGAAAAACTAGGAGGATATTCAAATGGTAAAAGCAGTCGTTGGAGCCAACTGGGGCGATGAAGGAAAAGGAAAGATTACAGATATGCTTGCAAAGGAAGCAGATATTATCGTACGTTTCCAGGGTGGTGCAAATGCAGGTCATACGATCGTAAATGATTACGGAAAGTTTGCACTTCACACATTACCGTCAGGTGTATTTTACGGACACACCACAAGCGTGATCGGCAATGGTGTCGCTTTAAACATTCCGGTACTTATGAAAGAAATCCAGTCTATCGTGGAGAAAGGCGTTCCGAAGCCAAAGATTTTAGTTTCCGACCGTGCACAGATGGTGATGCCGTACCACATTTTATTTGACCAGTATGAGGAAGAGCGTTTAGGCGGTAAATCTTTCGGTTCCACAAAGTCAGGTATCGCACCATTTTATTCTGATAAATATGCAAAGATCGGTTTCCAGGTCAGCGAGTTATTCGATGAGGAACTGTTAAAAGAAAAGGTTGTCCGTATTGCAGAGACAAAGAATGTACTCTTAGAGCATTTATATCATAAACCACTGATCAATCCGGATGAATTATTAGAGACATTACATGAGTACCGCGATACCATTGCACCTTATGTATGCGATGTTTCTTCTTATCTGGATCAGGCGATCAAAGAAGGAAAGACTATTTTATTAGAGGGACAGCTTGGTACTTTAAAAGATCCTGATCACGGAATTTACCCGATGGTTACATCTTCTTCTACATTAGCAGCTTACGGTGCGATCGGAGCAGGTATCCCGCCATATGAGATCAAACAGATTGTAACAGTATGTAAGGCATATTCTTCTGCAGTCGGAGCAGGTGCATTTGTCAGTGAGATCTTCGGTGATGAGGCAGATGAGCTTAGAAGACGTGGTGGTGACGGCGGTGAGTTCGGTGCGACTACAGGACGTCCGAGACGTATGGGATGGTTCGATTGTGTGGCAAGTAAATATGGCTGCCGTCTGCAGGGAACAACAGATGTTGCATTCACGGTACTTGATGTACTTGGTTACTTAGATGAGATCCCGGTATGCGTTGGATATGAGATCGACGGTGAAGTGACAACAGATTTCCCGACAACTGCAAAATTAGAGAAGGCAAAACCGGTATTAAAGAAACTTCCGGGATGGAAATGCGATATCCGCGGAATCAAAAAATACGAGGATCTTCCGGAAAACTGCAGAAAATATGTAGAGTTCATTGAGGAGCAGATCGGATACCCGATCACCATGGTATCAAACGGACCGGGAAGAGATGACATCATTTACCGCACCAAATAAGAAAAAGGATATCTGGTATGATAAAAAATATTATTTTTGATGTAGGCATGGTGCTGGTCAACTGGGATCCACATGCGGCATTTCAGAAGTTAGGTTTTGATGAAAAGACGGAGAAAGCAGTTGGGAATGCGACTGTTTATTCGGATGCATGGAATGAATCAGACCGCAGTGTTCTAGATTCTGATGAACAGCTTGCGGTATTTGTTCAGAATGCACCGGACTATGAAAAAGAGATCCGTATGTTCTGGGACAATGTCGGAATGGCGATTTACCAGTATGAATATTCACGTGCATGGATTCAGAAACTGAAAAAGAAAGGTTATCATGTATATATCCTTTCTAATTATGGAAAATGGACTTATGAGCACACTACGGAAGCACTGTCGTTCTTAGAAGATGTAGACGGTCAGGTGTTCTCCTTTGAAGTTCACCAGATCAAGCCGGAACCGGAAATCTATCAGACTCTGCTGGACAAATTTAAACTGACGGCAGATGAATGTGTATTTTTAGATGACCGCAGGGAGAATGTCGAGGCAGCAGAAGCGCGGGGGATTTATACGGTATTATTTACAACGTATCAGGAAGCCTTGGAAAAATTAAAAACATACGGTGTTGTGTAAGAATTTACATGATCCTGCCTGTTATAAGGGCATATAAAACAAAGAGCTGTTTTCACAGATGTGGAGATGGCTCTTTGTTTTTACGTTCACACTTTTATCACAGATTCATCCACTTTTAAACACAATTACACGTTACCCTTATAAAGTAATATTTAGGGAATGGAATAAGGAGGAGAAAAACGTGATTGAAATCAATCATCTGGTAAAAAAATACGGCAGTCATGTCGCCGTTGATGATTTGTCGCTCACAGTAGAGCCTGGCAGAATTTACGGCTTTTTAGGACCGAATGGTGCCGGAAAATCAACAACGATGAACATTATTACCGGCTACCTTGCAGCAACAGGCGGTGAGGTAAAAATCAACGGATTTGATGTGTTAAAACAGCCGGAGGAAGCAAAAAAGTGTGTGGGGTATCTGCCGGAGCTGCCGCCTCTTTATATGGATATGACGGTAAAAGAATATCTGGATTTTGTGGCTGAATTAAAGAAATTAGATAAGAGCCTGCGGGCAGGTTATGTGAAAGAAGCCATGAAAATTACAAGAACGGAGGAAGTATCAGGAAGATTGATCCGCAACCTGTCAAAAGGTTACCGTCAGAGAGTCGGTTTTGCACAGGCGGTACTTGGATATCCGGAAATACTGATCTTAGATGAACCGACGGTAGGATTAGACCCGAAACAGATCATTGAGATCAGGGATCTCATCAGAGAACTTGGAAAGAAACATACAATTATACTCAGTTCTCATATTTTGTCTGAAATCTCTGCTGTCTGTGATCATGTATTTATTATCTCTCATGGAAAACTGGTTGCCAGTGATTCGACAGAGAATCTGCTGGAGCGGATGACTGGTGCACAGGAGATTGAACTTTTGCTGAAAGCGGAAGAAAATGAGGCAGAGACGGCAATCCGCGAGATTGCACAGGTAGAACGGTGTGAAAAAACAGAGGCGAAAGAGGATGGTACAGTAGGGCTTCTTGTGACAGCAAAAAAAGATGCGGATGTAAGGGAAGCAATTTATCACACCTGTGTGGAACATCATATGCCGATCTTAGAGATGAAAGCAGCATCGAAGTCCTTAGAGGATGTATTCCTTGAACTTACCGCACAGGAAGGAGGAACAAAATAATGTTTGCAATTTTTAAACGTGAGATCAGATCCTATTTCCAGACTGTGGTGGGATGGCTTTTCATAGCGGCGGTACTTGCGTTATATGGTTTATATTTTTATGCTTATAATTTAAGATCCGGTTCGCCTTACGTATCGTATTCACTTTCGGCAG
The Roseburia rectibacter DNA segment above includes these coding regions:
- a CDS encoding methylglyoxal synthase — encoded protein: MAHMNENYVTLTIGKQKNIALIAHDNKKAELIAWCETNKEILKNHFLCGTGTTARMITDQTGLPVRGYNSGPLGGDQQIGAKIVEGKVDFVIFFSDPLTAQPHDPDVKALLRIAQVYDIPIANNKASADFMIKSEYMNEEYEHEVINFKENIKKRSETL
- a CDS encoding DegV family protein, coding for MSNVAIVSDSNSGITQSMAKELGITVMPMPFFVGDKTLYEDIDLSQEEFYQMLSEKTDIHTSMPLVGNVTDTWDELLKEYDEIVHIPMSSGLSGSCETAIMLSQDYDGKVQVVNNQRISVTQRQSVLDAIALSKQGRSASEIKEILERDKFESSIYIMVDTLYYLKKGGRITPAAAALGTLLKLKPVLQIQGEKLDAFAKARTVKQAKSMMIEAMKNDFANRFKDPAGEHMYLEMAYTHDLEAAENFKKEVQEAFPGMEIRMDPLSLSISCHIGPGALAVACSRKIPELEE
- a CDS encoding MATE family efflux transporter, producing the protein MTKDMTTGSSLKIILFFSIPVLLGNLFQQFYNMVDTIIVGRYLGEEALAAVGSTGCIMFLVLGFATGIAQGFGVMISHAFGAKDFRLLKHYVALSLILTVIVSAILTIPTVAASRLFLVWMHTPDNILSMADAYIKVIFAGIILTMLYNVSAGILRGIGDSKTPLYFLIFSSILNVVLDLLFIVVLKTGTAGAAYATIIAQGISAILCFIHMFRQFEILRTTKADYYLDRPGVINMLSIGIPMALNYSITAIGTMILQSAVNVFGSSVVASFTAASKVNNIATQTMPTLGTAMATYCGQNLGAGKYNRIFDGMRKGFFICIAAAAIGAAICIFGGEFIVSWFVSNPSDEIFSYAMMYLKTVSWFFLPLAMIFLYRNALQGLGEGLVPMLSGVIELVCRFVAIALLQKPLGYQGICLADPAAWVGAGIPLMITYIIWKHKKIKLHGHTLS
- a CDS encoding LysR family transcriptional regulator; the protein is MDINLEYYKIFYYTAKQKSITLAAEKLSISQPAVSQAIKHLEKDLGCALFVRTAKGVRLTKEGEMLFSYVERGYEAILSGERRLLEMLNLEKGEICIGASDMTLKYYLLPYLERFHEKYPNIRVTVTNAPTPETLQHLADGRIDFGIVSSPVEPQGWLKIIPVKEIRDVFVAGKKYKELCGKKMKYEELSEYPLVCLEGSTSTRHYVEAFLREEGVTVSPEFELATSDMLIQFALRNLGIASVMEEFAKEYEEDGRLFKLQFEKEIPARKFCIVLNERIPMSAAAAKLLKGLL
- a CDS encoding adenylosuccinate synthase; this translates as MVKAVVGANWGDEGKGKITDMLAKEADIIVRFQGGANAGHTIVNDYGKFALHTLPSGVFYGHTTSVIGNGVALNIPVLMKEIQSIVEKGVPKPKILVSDRAQMVMPYHILFDQYEEERLGGKSFGSTKSGIAPFYSDKYAKIGFQVSELFDEELLKEKVVRIAETKNVLLEHLYHKPLINPDELLETLHEYRDTIAPYVCDVSSYLDQAIKEGKTILLEGQLGTLKDPDHGIYPMVTSSSTLAAYGAIGAGIPPYEIKQIVTVCKAYSSAVGAGAFVSEIFGDEADELRRRGGDGGEFGATTGRPRRMGWFDCVASKYGCRLQGTTDVAFTVLDVLGYLDEIPVCVGYEIDGEVTTDFPTTAKLEKAKPVLKKLPGWKCDIRGIKKYEDLPENCRKYVEFIEEQIGYPITMVSNGPGRDDIIYRTK
- a CDS encoding HAD family hydrolase, translated to MIKNIIFDVGMVLVNWDPHAAFQKLGFDEKTEKAVGNATVYSDAWNESDRSVLDSDEQLAVFVQNAPDYEKEIRMFWDNVGMAIYQYEYSRAWIQKLKKKGYHVYILSNYGKWTYEHTTEALSFLEDVDGQVFSFEVHQIKPEPEIYQTLLDKFKLTADECVFLDDRRENVEAAEARGIYTVLFTTYQEALEKLKTYGVV
- a CDS encoding ABC transporter ATP-binding protein, with the protein product MIEINHLVKKYGSHVAVDDLSLTVEPGRIYGFLGPNGAGKSTTMNIITGYLAATGGEVKINGFDVLKQPEEAKKCVGYLPELPPLYMDMTVKEYLDFVAELKKLDKSLRAGYVKEAMKITRTEEVSGRLIRNLSKGYRQRVGFAQAVLGYPEILILDEPTVGLDPKQIIEIRDLIRELGKKHTIILSSHILSEISAVCDHVFIISHGKLVASDSTENLLERMTGAQEIELLLKAEENEAETAIREIAQVERCEKTEAKEDGTVGLLVTAKKDADVREAIYHTCVEHHMPILEMKAASKSLEDVFLELTAQEGGTK